Within the Epinephelus lanceolatus isolate andai-2023 chromosome 22, ASM4190304v1, whole genome shotgun sequence genome, the region tgcatttcccaatgtacgcgaaccgcaccagggttcacttgcaagagAACTGaaacccccagttttcaagcagaccagggttcgctcgtttggtctgcaccagagttcgaatgagcatCACACCACTCTAAACGAATCGGACTATCTgaggaagcggaccagggtttgtttaaagcagaccaaatagcgccagtgtgaatgcatccTTAGTGTCTACCCACCAACCCCGAGTTGTGGTTCAACTAGTGTATCGTATGACATACTCATCAGAGTATGCTGGTTAAAGAACTTGTAGTGTGTGACCCCCCTGTCGCTGGtcagtcatgtagtgtgaaaacCGCAATGACTTCAAGACTCAGGTGCAGATACCACCTCCTAAGGGCCTTTTCTGCCGACCTTATTCTGTTATGAGAGGTATTAGAGAGCAATGTGACACACAGACTTGGAGACCACTGGTGATACAGTTATAATTTTGTTCACTATGTTGTCAATACCAACAGAAATACCAGCCATTTACAGCTAAAGGAATCACTCATTCGCTTGAAACTGGACCTGGATCTCTAGCTGAGGTCACTGTTGTGAGTGAGAGGCGAGGAAAGTGAAACTGAAATGCAATCCTTCCTTCAAGTCAAGAGTGTTCTTTTGAATGAGCTCTCTTCAGGTAGAAGGGAAATGCATtcggagcacacacacaccagtgcatGCTAAGTACTGCATTAAACATTTGTACTTCCTCTCCACttccacaccacacacacacacatcttgtcGTTGTTAGGGTCAGAGAGGGAGGCtaaatttatttctttttttttggtcaccATGCCACCGTGTTGGGTGGATCCTGACATAAACCTGCTGCAATAATTCACTGTTTTACTTAAATGCTTTTTTAGGACAATGATAGTTTACCTAGCGCAGTGGCTAACTGACCTACAGCCAAATAAGGCAGTCTTTTAATTTTAGCATTCTGGTTAAAGGCCTTGAGAAACACTATGGTCCGTCTGCTGCCTTTTTACTAGTAAAGGCTTTCTGTGCAgtgtaaaaatgtcaaacattattTATGCAGTATTGATACACAGATCCTCGGTATTTCACACTGGCCTATGTATTATTAAACATGAATATTATTGATTAGCTGTGGTTCTGGAAGTGTCTGTGATACGGCAACTCCAGGGGCCAGATGCACGAACAATGTGTATGCACGAAAACCATGCGTACGCCTTTTCCCACACATAACCTGGTAAGAATGTGCAGTGAGAATGTGCGCACCCCACACACTCTTCAGACCAGACATGCACACGGTTTTAGCTGAGAAAGCTGCAGGTGAGACGATGAGGACGAGTTTAAATGTAAgttaagagacagaaaacattgCTTTAACATTGACACATGAGTGCTATGAATCATTGATCAGCCTTCTGACATTTCTCAATACACATGATTAGGGTTTTACTGTGATgatggttttcagaaacatgacGAATTTGTGGTACTGGTGCAACAAATATTTACAGCTGTGCTTAAAGACTGCTGCTCTGGCACGACTGGAGAACCACGCTGATGCAACACAGTCAGTGACATACTGTTGTTGAGGTATTTCTCATTGAAAGGACAAATGAATGGTGGAGGGGCACAGGTATCAACATGCAAACAGATGATTAAGGCTGTTTCTACATCAATTCATGGCGAACATTGGGTGTGGAAATGAAGCTCGTGCCCATGCACCCACTTTAACAAAGATtgagatttataaaacagaatcaCACGGCACACAGCTTTATAAATGTGAGGAACAGAATGTGTAAGCTTTTGTTTTACTCGTGACTCTACACAAGAGTTTTATGCATCTGTCCCCATGTGTTGAACCTTTCCTGTACTTTTGATACATGCTGATTGGGATGTGTGGTCCCCTGCACCTGATTGGGTCCACCTGCTGAGGCATGGCCCTTCCCTACTCTTGCTTCCTGTCTTCACGAGCCTGGGTCCTGATTGGAGCGGCATCCTGTCTAGCTCTCCAATCTTGACGGTGCAGCTAGCAACTCAGAAGACTTTAATGCAGAATTTTTTCCTAGGTGCAGGGGTGCTGTTTTGAATGTAAgggttttattttcacttttggttttgtttatgCAGGTAGTAGCTCTTACTTTACTGAGTCCTGTTTAGgttatatttatttctttgaGTTGAACAGCACCCTTCCTTTGCTGCACTGACAGATATTAATCTCATCTACAGCTGTGCAACAGATGGACATTTCCTTTAAAGCACTGATGATGTCTGAGGGACATTCAGGTGTGCTGTCAGCAAACCCATTCGTTATTCTTActacttgtttttttctttcagttgcAATGACGCAAGAACGTCGTCACACTCTACTGTTGTTGAACCAAACTTAAGGCCAGTGACTTACATGCAAAATCTTTCTTTGCATTCTAGTTAAAAGTCACAGGAGTGCACAATTACAGGCCAATGTAACACAATAGGTTCactcaaacaattaaaaaaaagaatacaggCCAACTGATTCATCTCAATAAATATATACAGCCCTGACCTATAAGCACGACACACAAATGACAGCTTGTCTGAGTTTCCTCATATAGAGAAGGCATATTATAGAAGTCTAGAAATACTCATGATGTTCATTTGAGGTGACGACGGTCCTGAGAACAaggtcagtgtgtctgtgcacaAGTACGTTGGTATCTTGCTGATAACTTTTGTTTTCTGCACAATCCCTTCTTTCTTGACAGACTGGTTTGACTTGTACTTAAATTTCCAAGTTACAATTATGTTGTGATAGTGTCTGCCGTCTATCattttatctaaaaaaaaaagttacacagGGACCCAGAAATGTAGCTTTGCAGTCACATTATGACATCATATCATGTACTCACTGAGTCTGTTTCTGGAAATAGGTGACAGAGGCAAAGTGTCGTATCGCACCGTCTGATACTGGATTATCTGCAAAGGAACAAGGCAAATGAAACAGTCAGTCAATCCGTAACAGATCAGCACACTGTTAATACAAACCCTACACTGAGCCGTAATGAGGTAGCTGCACCATGGATGGTTTTCAAATGCGTCTGTTTTCTTTGTGCTTTAATTAAAGATGAAAAAGGGGGGACTACATGTTTGGCACCAAATACACTGAAGGCTCCAATCTTTTCATTTCCTACTGCACTCTAAAAGTGTCTGATTTCATCTCCAAGACAACAACATCTTGTGTGACTTTACACAGACGACCAGTATTAGTGTTTTAAGAATCCTTTGGGGCATAACGGCAAAGTGGTTTTGCGTCATCTTAGTTGCTGCAATCCATAATCCAATTTCGGGGAAGCATCACGACTGAAACTTAGCTGAATGAGTTAGACCAGAAGTATGGCTTTATCTCCCAAACTTCATATTTGAGAATTTAGACGATACATTCTTGGGGAATGTACGTCCGAGATTTAGCAAGAGAACAGAGGAGGACACTAGGCTGAAATGAACTTGTGTCCACCCCATGACTCCTCCTCTCCAACTTCCTTGCTGCGCACCGCTCAGGATGACTACAGAGAGTACCCTCTCCAGTGCCACTCTTGCCCAGGGGCTCTGCACTTTCCTTCACAGGGCTATTTATATCCCCCCAGCTGTCAGTGGGTGTCAGTGGAGCATGGGgcgcacacacagagggagactTGCAGGGTGACTTTGACTGAGCCTGGGCTGCTTGGTACCTAAGCCTTGGACAGggcctccctctgtgtgtgcccTCCCACTGCTGCCTGGCAGAGTAATGCTCGGGGGAAGCCTATTGGTGCGAGCAGCTGCTGAGCACCGCAGGGGGACCTCACCCTCGACTTGGCTCTCTGCACCTCCAAGAGCGTCCATCTGGACCCCAGGCCTGCAGACTCAGACTGAGTCCCCTACCTACAGACTAAGGCTAAATCTAACATTTCAAATATTCTTGCTCTGCTAACCTGACCAACAgctgccccccaaaaaatctaaCCTTCAATGTTTGATGATTTATACGGGAGAAATGCAGCTAGTCCTTGCATTTGTGTGGCTGTACCTGAGATACTGGCAAGTGTAGTTAAGAAATAGCTCTTTAAACTTGAGCTAATGATAGAGAGGATAATGATTTCAATATTATTTGTTTTCTAATTAAGTTTACTATCATAGAAGACTATAAAAACCTGCAGATTTTCACAGCAAAGAAGCTGAAACCAGACACAAAAAATGACATTAATTATTATCTGATTATCAAGGtttttgcagattaattttctgtaaattaactaatcaactaatcatttcagtGACTATTAAAATTAGGAGTTTTGTGTTGTGTAGCCAACTGTTTCACCACTAACTCCACACCAGACTACATGCTGTCACTCGCTCATGCAGGAGATAATAAGCAGAGCCATTACGCAACATTAATAAACAACCATCTCTGCATCTGTTGACACAGAGTGGCATGCGAGGGATTATTACCTGGTCCTAATATCTATAATCCAATAGAGCTTTTATTGATCCATATGTTTGGATCGGATCACTTCTCGAAGGGAAACACCTTAAGTCCTACCTTACTcgcagagagcagaggaaacAAGGTGATTATTAGATTAATAAATTAGGTTATCATAACAAACTGGGGGATTCAACTTTAGCATCAATCCCTTGTTTTAAAAGTACTGCGTAGATCAGGTGTTAACATCCTAACCTCAAATCACCTGCTTCAGGATCACCTACATGATACGCTACGTTCGCAGTCACTGGATCATGACATTGTTCCAGTGCATCACATATTGTAAACAACAGCGCTAAACTGTGAGTAAGAatgagagaaacagagggagggagagagaacagTACACTCTCTGTGCTGACATAATCCCTCTCACTTCAGCCATAACATGGACTGGACTACTCACTCTCAGGGCCTGTTGACAACCCGCAAGTGTTGCTACCACACAATAAACCGCAGACAAACCTCGACCGGCGAGATGATTACAACACACGGGGCACTCCTCCAAGCTTTGTTGGGCTTCATACTGAGCTAGAGTCGAAGTCCACTCATGTTACACCACATATGCATGGCTATTAACGACTCAACAACACCTGTGCGTGCGTCTAAGTTACGGGGAGACGACTTCTGTCACCTTAAATGCCATGTTTATTGTGGAGGCATTTGAGAGCAATTGAAGGTGACTTGCAGACTTATCCTGGCTGCTCCTCTGATTTAGTGTTTGGATGTAGATGAATGAGCCATTCATTCATAATATCACATCACAACCAGGCGCCTAGAGACCTTATTTAAGAGTGAAAACAATTAGTCTATTAATCAATTGCTGATAACTGATTGACTGTCATTTACCAATGATTGCACGCATGGTTTAAGTTACACAAATGTAAGAATTTGCTGTCTCTCCATCATTATTAAATGAATTTCCTTCAGAATAGCCTTTGGTTTTTGGAcactttctgacattttatagatgaACTGGACAATTAACTAATTGAAAATATAATCTAGAGTCATCAATAAGTTGCAGGTGGACATTTAGGTGCACTTTTAACATCCTGTGTGGCGCTTAAAGTACTCCTTGTGTTGCAAATGTGTTTTCACCATTCATTATCCTCTTCTGAATTAAGTTTCAGACACTCCTAGCACtcattatgctgaatgattaAGCAATAAATTTGACACTGCTGTTACTGAGTGGGAGGTTGGTGCTACTCAGTCACATTTACATAATATTGGTAAATGGATGCACATAAGGAGACAGGAGATAACatcacaggtgagacacacaggtAGCATAGCTCTCTGAGAGCTAACTGAGCATCCCTGAAGGTGTAACCTGGGAAGCATGGCAACCTGAAGACTTTGCTCACTtgtcacagaaacacatcaGGATCAACTGCCATATATCTTTCAACCCCCTTCTCACCGTTCGTAGGTGCTTCCTGAGGATGTACATGATGAAGCCCCATATTCTCGACGTTACGCCGAGAAAAGTGCGGATGCCAAGTAAACACTGCCGGGTCTTCAGCATGTTGACGACCACGCAAAGACCCCACAATAACTCAACTTCAATTCTGAGTTGGTAGCACTCTTTCGCCTCAAGTTGTCGGGATAATTACAGAGGGAACTTGCTTGCTAGTGGAAGTCAAAATCCGTCTTTAGCCACAGCCGCCAAACTAGCAATTCAAATTAACAAGAGGCCAAGCAAACGTGTGAGTACCTCGCTCTGCACACTTGTGGCACAATTAGCATCAAATAGAGTGCATTCGCATTGTTACTGTGGGAGACAAACGTGGACGTGGTCAAAAGAAAAGCTGCTGCACGACGGCTGCTGCTGTATGGACCTTAGCACGCAGCTCGTTGACAAGCTAGCTCCGGAGCTAGCTGTGTAccaactaacgttagctagtagCCGCCGAGCTACCGCTAGCTCGACAGGGTGACCACCTTGAACCTTGGacaaaaataccccaaaaaagcTGTGGGGCCGCTCGTTGTCAGGCACCGGGTCAGCGCGACTTCACTCTGTGCGGCGTCCGAAGAGAGACAGCTTTGTAAAAGTTCCCCAAAGTCAAACCGGCCCGGTTAAAATCAGTTTGTagtccagtggaaatccggaaTGAAACTGCGAGCCGCCATCGCCGCCTTGCCGTCACTTCCGCGAGGAATCCTGTGGTCGCGCGCAGCACGTCCACgtggaaagaaaataaacagacGTGAACGAGCAAACGTGTGAGCCTGATTCAAGTCTGTTTAAATTAGCCTGGTTAGCCTCTGTGATTTTTCAGACACTAGTTTATTGTTTGTAATGCAGTTTGATTTTTGCCTAGACATTTTTGTGTATAAAAACATGTTGGTTTACTTTGGCAGTCAATAATCCAATATATGTCACTGTGATTCAAAGTTTTAAAACAATCATGGGCGtagttttttctttcaaaattgGTGGGTGACACAATGGAAAcggggatggggggggggggggggtcctcccTGGATAATTCAGAgcatcaaacatttaatttcctgaGACACTTTCAATCTGAAAACTGTGCACCGTTTTGCAACTGTTTCCAGGTTTAACTTCATGTTTCCTCAAAATGGTGAGCATCAGGCTTCAAGGTACTTTCTCCTATTTGGTGGGTGTGTCACTGGTGTACCCAATCAACAGAGGTGTGTATGTAAACCAAATTCTGGAATCAATTTATGGTGGACATGtctttaaatgtcaaaataatagACCTCTGCTGTTTAAATGGTGTTATTTGTTCTAAATACTGTGGGGGACGTGGCCCCTGTGCACCCCCCAAAATCTACGCCTATGAAAAAATTCACTGGGCATGGGCGAATGTGTTTTATAGGCACTATATATGGGAATATTTAGCATGGGTAGCTTTTACTGCTGTCAGTGGACACATGGGCGTGCCAACGGCAAGTTAATGCAAAAATCTTGCTGCCAAATTACTTCAACTTATTAGGAAAATAATATTGATCCCCTCTGACACTTCCATGCAAATTGCACCATAGATTGTAAGGTTATTTATAATGGGAAATGATTTCACTCGAAAATAATTATCATTTGATGCAAATAGACCCAGGGCATAAAGTAATTAATCTGTGTTAAAGTCACCCATTTAGGAATCCAATTTGTCAATATTAACCATGGAAGATTATGTAACTGTGATCACATAATAAATCTcatgaatattatttctgatCATGGGTACATACATGGACATGATATGGACAGTAGTGAGCAGCACTTTTCCTTCTGACAATAGGATCTTTAGAAGCTCTGGGAAAGGAAACAGTATCCAGGATGCATGTTTTCCTTTATCACTTTAATTATCTTGTGACCCcgctcatttttattttgcccCGATGTccaagttgggaaccactgcaatAAATCATTGTGCTAAGAGTCAGTTTGATGTCTGTGGAAATAAGATGGTGCATTACACAAACaatcagggttggaaattaactttttttgtccacctgccactgtggcttgTGAATTCCAAAATCTACCAATAGATataaatctagcagccacttgcatattttaccagcatttggctggtgctaattttcAACCCTGCGTACAAcattctatttttttaaaagagagTGTGGTATCGACTAACAGttggacaaaataaaaataaatttaatcaatgtgattaaaaaaggtGAAAAATAATATTAGGAAACACTCTTTAATAAAACAATTTTATAAACATAATACGGACTTCTTACAGAAATACTGGACATTATTTTTCATCTTCAAAGCTCCATGAGCTGCAGTGTTAAGGCTTTTAATCTGCACTACTGAAACAAGCTCAATGTCTTGAAGGCAAGGAGGACATGAAACACGGATCCTTTGTGCCCGAACCCTACACATCTAGATCATcgtcaggatcctcctggtcaTAGTCATCGTTGGCATCAGGCTCGTACAGAATTCGTCCTGAACCTGGGCCTGAGTGGAGCAGAGCAGTTTTCCTGTAGGCGCAAAAAGGGGACAGCGTTTTGGAGTTGTTTGTAAAAATTAACAAAACATATGGAACTAAATCACAAGAAAACTGATGAAAAATATGACAAATGTTCCTCACTTCTCTTTGCTGAAGACAAAGGGAAGTGCAAGTTTCTCTTTAGCCTCACGCTCTGTATCAGAGAGTcgaaggttaaaggtcaagttGGCTGTTGGGTCCGTCTATGGAAACACAAAAAGGACACTTTTCAGTCATGAGCCCTATCTTTAGCTGAATGATCCCCGTATGGTGAGAAGGTGATAAACGTGATATACTGCACCTCCTGCTCCTCAGGGTCAGCCTGCTTGGGTCCAAATTGGCTGGGTTTGCCCTGTACTGTGACTGTAAGATCATCTTTGATGCTGAAAATCTCCTCCtaaggacaaaaaaaatatatatatatatgtatcagCTGTTTTAACAGTGAAGTAACACAATGATCCCAAATGAAACACTCCTTACATCTTGCATAACTTTTCCCGATTTTGAGCGCTTAGTTATCTTTGCCACAGCGTCATCTCCTTTTATCCCCGGTGCTACAGTGATGACTGAAGTAGCCAAGTGGCATACACTTCCCACAGTGCTCCTCTGATGCATATCTGCATGGAGCAGGCAGATTATAGATCTCACAGCTCCccctaatgaaaacacagaaaaataccATTAAATAGTGGCAAAACTAGATGATCTTCAAGTTACACTTTGTTCTCAAATACATAAGCCATGGATGTTTATTTCACAATAGGATGgtgcacttctttttttttttgataaatatttCTCTTAGAAGATAATTAGACTCTCACAGCCTGGATGTCTTTTCTTCCGTCATcaaataccacaaaaaaaaagaagaagaagatgatttATCACCTTTTCTAAGTTGCTGAAGAGTCTTGCAGACAGCAGGAGGACTGAGGTGTCTCAAAATCCACGAAAGAGAGTCGATCACTAAGGTAGCTGGTTTGGGGTGTGATGCGTGCTTGACCAGACGTGTAACTTCCTCCAAACAGAACTGGTGAACTGTGAAAGCTGGGTGATCGGTCCAGCCAAGGGGGTCTGTGTAGGCATTGTGAAAGTGTAGCCTGAAACAGATGATTAACAGTCGGTTTGTTATAGGTTAAATAAACTGTCTAATAAAAAGGGCTGCAGCTGGATTGATAGTGCTTCTGATCATTTGGTATATATCAATATTGAAACAGGTGGCTATTAATTTACTGTTGATGGGCTAATTTTTTCAATACTAATCTTAGTTACCTCTGAGTAAGTGATcctttcaaaccatctttcaGCTCTTCCTCACTGATGTCAAAGCCAAGGACATGGACAGCTTCCTCCCTGAGTTCACAAGGCAAAGTAAGCTTTAAAATTGTGGttgttgttagtttgttttagCAAATACATAACTTAGAAACATTACTAACCCATTGTACATACACACCTGTTCAGTGCAGCATTGATGAAGCTCTTCAGGAGGTGTCGACCCGAATAACTGACAGAATCTGACAATGCAAATATAAATTACATGACTTTATTGTATGCTAATACTTTGGTTCACACAGTTATGTTATTAGTCTCAGTTTGGACTTAAATTCTACAATACTTAAAGCATTTACCTCGTATTATGAGAAGCCCTCCAGTATCAATGCCTTGCAATAAGTCAGGCAACATGGTAGTGGGTTAACTGTCTAAGTAAACTGTAGTCCAGGTAGCTTCAGCTAGTTAGCATGTCTCTAATTCGCCACCTATTTAAACGTTAATACGATAATAAAACATCGTAGAGCAAAGTAATTCAACGGCTGAAGAACGAGGCCGCTAAAAATTAGACTGGTAACCGCCTAAAGTCACAGAAACTCATAATTTACTGAAAATGAAGCTTCCTCTGCCCATACTGACTTCAACATGTTTCGCTGGGTAGCATGTTTGGAGTGTACAGCTTCAAAAACGTCATATCCCAGAGTTCCTCACACTCTAACATCGATTATATGTGGGTAATGTAGTTCTGGAACATTTACGACCTGGCTCGTCTGAGGTTGAACGACTACACAGTAAACTACGTTACCCAGCATTCCCCGCGGGGAACACTGCGCTGGCAGCCTCAAGAGGTTTCTGCCGCGCAGGGAGAAGACCGTGCGGAATAAAGTCAAAACTCCAGTCGTTTTGTGTGCCTACAGCGAAGAAACGAAAAAAAACTTCATCGCAGAAGTTCACATTACGGATTTACGTTAACGACTACCCGCGTGAATCTATGGATTTTACGGTTTTGCTATATTTTAACACCGAGCGTTATATAAATGTAGTGACGAAGAAAACGGAGCTTTAAGTGCAGCACGTTAAGCGACAGAGGAATTAGTATTTTGCAGAGCTAATAACGTTAgtgaagggacagttcagagGCGGTTTGCCCGTGGCACGCTGTTGTAACGGATCCCCAGGGAGGGAATAATACAACTTCGACCCACAGTTTGAGTGCTTTTTGAGGAATAGTCTTTTCGGTGTTGCGCGCCCTTGTCTCGCTGCTGCTAAAGTTCCCCGGCGGTAAGGTGCAGCCACGCCGGGGGAAGGCACAGCGCGACGGCCGCTACTCTCCGGCTAGCTCGCCTGCTGCTTCTGTTCCTTGGATCGGGGCCTTGTcggtgaggcgacaatgcttgACATAATGTCTGAGCACCAAGGTATGTTTCATCTGTATTCCTTAGCGGGCTATTAAAACACTGTTTCTGTGTAGTGCTAAAACTGCTCTCTGTTGAAATCTGCCTGCTGTATTTTGCGGACATTAAGATGGCTAACGTTAACCTAACGCAAGTTATGTCCACCGTTAACGTTACGTTTGGTTGCGTATGCTGTATTAGTAACATCACTTGCTCTTGAGCAACTTTTAATTTGTCGTCAAAATGCCATGAAAGTTGTGTTAAAGTGAATATCTCGTGTTTTGTTCGCTTACCGTAGCTAACCCAATGTTAACGTTTGCACAGTGAATTTAGCTTGCTATTTAACGCGCCGATCCATGTAGcttaacgttaacagctaataGCTggatagctaacgttaccaaaCCACTTCGCAGAAAACAATCTGTACCTTGACAGTTTTTACGTTAAATTAAATCACTTGTCAGCCACGAAAAACTAAGTTGAAACCGATTGAACGTTACACCGTGCTAACACCAAGCTAACACGGCTAATAAGCCTCCCACTTCTATTTCAAGAAAGCCAGGGTGATTAGCTAGCTAACCGAGTGGCTGCTTGTTAGCATAAGTTACCTCAGATCGAAATTCCCTGTTAACAATGTCGAGTTTAAATGCAacttattaaatatatatttatgtaggAGCTTACTCTAGTCGAAAGCCCGTTTGCCGTTATTGCTGCAAACGCCATAACGTGTTGTTAGCTTCCCCTCTAAAtgtcagctaacgttagcatgtagcatcCAGACAATACAAAATGACAAGTTTAAAGCTTGGCATTGCTCAAACTGAGCTTTGCTAGCTACCGTTTCACCAAACCAACCATTTGTTTTAGCGTTGATGTT harbors:
- the elp5 gene encoding elongator complex protein 5, coding for MLPDLLQGIDTGGLLIIRDSVSYSGRHLLKSFINAALNREEAVHVLGFDISEEELKDGLKGSLTQRLHFHNAYTDPLGWTDHPAFTVHQFCLEEVTRLVKHASHPKPATLVIDSLSWILRHLSPPAVCKTLQQLRKGGAVRSIICLLHADMHQRSTVGSVCHLATSVITVAPGIKGDDAVAKITKRSKSGKVMQDEEIFSIKDDLTVTVQGKPSQFGPKQADPEEQETDPTANLTFNLRLSDTEREAKEKLALPFVFSKEKKTALLHSGPGSGRILYEPDANDDYDQEDPDDDLDV